In the Candidatus Rhodoblastus alkanivorans genome, one interval contains:
- a CDS encoding glutathione S-transferase family protein, producing the protein MRLYWAPNTRSLRVLWLLEEIGAPYERVLVDLKNGGQRTPAFHAVNPMEKVPALQDGEACVAESGAIIAYLAEKFPDAGLAPAIGDARRGRYLQWLFFSGACVEGALTQKFGNVEMPEGSAGWGSFDKVFNVLDEVLSANPYLLGEKFSAADVLIASDLHFTINIFKMLEPRPVFASYLERCQSRPAFARAAQINSDGI; encoded by the coding sequence ATGCGGCTTTATTGGGCGCCCAACACGCGGTCGCTGCGCGTTCTCTGGCTGCTGGAGGAAATCGGCGCGCCCTACGAGCGCGTGCTGGTGGATTTGAAAAACGGCGGCCAGCGCACGCCCGCTTTTCACGCCGTCAATCCGATGGAAAAAGTCCCGGCCCTGCAGGACGGGGAGGCCTGCGTCGCGGAATCGGGCGCGATCATCGCTTATCTCGCCGAGAAATTCCCCGACGCCGGGCTCGCGCCGGCAATCGGAGATGCAAGGCGTGGACGCTATCTGCAATGGCTGTTTTTCTCGGGCGCCTGCGTCGAGGGCGCGCTCACCCAGAAATTCGGCAATGTCGAGATGCCTGAAGGTTCGGCAGGCTGGGGATCGTTCGACAAGGTTTTCAATGTGCTGGATGAGGTTCTTTCAGCTAATCCTTATTTGCTTGGCGAAAAATTTTCCGCCGCCGACGTGCTGATCGCCTCCGACCTGCATTTCACGATCAACATCTTCAAGATGCTGGAGCCGCGTCCGGTCTTCGCCTCTTATCTGGAGCGCTGCCAGTCGCGTCCGGCTTTTGCGCGCGCGGCGCAAATCAATTCCGATGGCATTTGA
- the recJ gene encoding single-stranded-DNA-specific exonuclease RecJ, translating to MAFDRRVLLGVESSVLGRPWRSRLDAAGDARALAIAQQTGLPDLLSRVLAGRGVAPETALGYLDPTLRMLLPEPFSLTAMQEATERLVRAVERQETIAIFGDYDVDGACSSALLAEFFDYCGVPRLIHIPDRITEGYGPNAEAIRALAARGATLLVTADCGTTSHEPFAEARRLGMDVVVLDHHQAPEVLPEAIVVNPNRQDDVSGQGALCAAGVAFVALVALNRALRQRGFWRERLEPDLLRSLDLVALATVADVAPLTGLNRAFVVKGLALMKSRGRAGLRALADVAGVNGPPRAFHLGFLLGPRINAGGRIGDAALGAKLLLLSDELEAAAIAAELDRLNGERQILEKQMLQEALAEAYKQLGPAEQGAVVLTAGEDWLPGIVGLVAARLKELFGRPAFALALDGDVATGSARSIQGVDLGRAVRAAVERGLIVKGGGHAMAAGVTLRRDQIEGFQSFLEEMLAEPVARARAEAGLAVDGLLTASACAPALVEEIEKAGPFGSANPEPVFALPEHRINDVQPFGADHLRLRVQAGDGARMEIAAFRVAQSPLGAALAKGRGERAHLACSLTLDHWGGRTKVSARLVDLAFCKPGAGG from the coding sequence ATGGCATTTGACCGGCGCGTCCTGCTCGGCGTCGAGTCCAGCGTTCTTGGCCGCCCGTGGCGCAGCCGCCTGGACGCCGCGGGCGACGCCCGGGCCCTGGCCATCGCCCAGCAGACCGGTCTGCCGGACCTGTTGTCCCGCGTGCTGGCGGGGCGGGGCGTCGCGCCCGAGACCGCGCTCGGCTATCTCGATCCGACGCTGCGGATGCTGCTGCCGGAGCCTTTTTCGCTCACCGCGATGCAGGAGGCGACCGAACGACTGGTCCGGGCGGTGGAAAGGCAGGAGACGATCGCCATTTTCGGCGATTACGACGTGGACGGCGCCTGTTCCTCGGCGCTACTCGCGGAGTTTTTCGATTATTGCGGCGTCCCGCGCCTGATCCATATTCCGGACCGGATCACGGAGGGCTATGGCCCCAATGCCGAGGCGATCCGGGCGCTCGCCGCGCGCGGCGCGACCTTGCTGGTCACGGCCGATTGCGGCACGACCAGCCACGAGCCGTTCGCCGAGGCGCGCCGGCTCGGCATGGATGTCGTCGTGCTCGATCATCACCAGGCGCCGGAAGTCCTGCCCGAGGCGATCGTGGTCAATCCGAACCGTCAGGACGACGTGTCGGGGCAGGGCGCGCTTTGCGCCGCGGGCGTGGCCTTCGTCGCGCTGGTGGCCTTGAACCGGGCCCTGCGCCAGCGAGGCTTCTGGCGGGAACGGCTGGAGCCGGACCTGTTGCGGTCGCTCGATCTCGTGGCGTTGGCGACGGTGGCCGACGTCGCGCCGCTCACCGGACTCAACCGCGCCTTTGTGGTCAAGGGCCTCGCCTTGATGAAATCGCGCGGCCGCGCCGGCCTGCGGGCGCTGGCCGACGTCGCCGGAGTCAACGGCCCGCCGCGCGCCTTTCACCTCGGCTTTCTGCTCGGGCCGCGCATCAACGCCGGCGGAAGGATCGGGGATGCGGCGCTGGGCGCGAAACTGCTGCTGCTCAGCGACGAATTGGAGGCCGCCGCGATCGCCGCCGAACTCGACCGGCTCAACGGCGAGCGCCAGATCCTTGAAAAGCAGATGCTTCAGGAGGCTCTGGCCGAGGCCTACAAACAGCTTGGTCCGGCCGAGCAGGGCGCCGTCGTCCTGACCGCCGGGGAGGACTGGCTGCCGGGGATCGTCGGCCTCGTCGCCGCGCGGCTGAAGGAGCTTTTTGGCCGCCCGGCCTTTGCGCTGGCCCTCGACGGCGATGTCGCCACCGGCTCGGCGCGCTCGATTCAGGGCGTCGATCTTGGCCGCGCCGTGCGCGCGGCGGTTGAACGCGGCCTGATCGTCAAGGGGGGCGGCCACGCCATGGCGGCCGGCGTGACCCTGCGCCGCGATCAGATCGAAGGCTTCCAATCCTTTCTCGAGGAGATGCTGGCGGAGCCCGTGGCCCGCGCCCGCGCCGAGGCCGGCCTTGCGGTCGACGGCCTGCTCACGGCCAGCGCCTGCGCTCCGGCTTTGGTCGAGGAGATCGAAAAGGCCGGCCCCTTCGGCTCCGCCAATCCCGAACCGGTCTTCGCGCTGCCGGAACATCGAATCAACGACGTCCAGCCCTTCGGCGCCGACCATTTGCGGCTTCGGGTCCAGGCAGGCGACGGCGCGCGCATGGAAATCGCGGCGTTCCGCGTCGCCCAGTCGCCGCTCGGCGCGGCGCTGGCCAAGGGGCGCGGCGAGCGCGCCCATCTTGCCTGTTCGCTCACGCTCGACCATTGGGGCGGGCGCACGAAGGTGAGCGCGCGGCTGGTCGATCTCGCCTTCTGCAAACCCGGGGCGGGAGGATAG
- a CDS encoding IS5 family transposase, giving the protein MPWSEADRAKYEVIRARYSSDMSEAELALISPLLPPPKRRGRKPTDAQIILNALFYLIRCGCPWRYLPKDFPPFTTVQNRFYAWRDSGVWAQIISVLVMDAREAESREAAPTAVVVDSQSVKTTEAGGPRGFDAGKKVKGRKRHLAVDTIGLPIECQITTADVQDRDALAPLLKAVHRKSPWVKMSFVDGGYQGDEAKRAAFEASRISITVVKRTDKEVKGFTVLPKRWVVERTLGWINRARRLSKDFEATIESALAWLQLALAFLLMRRLARAKASQN; this is encoded by the coding sequence ATGCCGTGGAGCGAGGCCGATCGCGCGAAGTATGAAGTCATTCGGGCGCGCTATTCAAGCGATATGTCGGAGGCCGAACTGGCGCTGATTTCGCCGCTGTTGCCGCCGCCCAAACGGCGCGGACGCAAGCCGACAGATGCCCAGATCATTCTCAACGCCTTGTTTTATTTGATCCGCTGCGGCTGCCCATGGCGATATCTGCCGAAGGATTTTCCGCCGTTCACGACCGTGCAAAACCGCTTCTACGCGTGGCGCGACAGCGGCGTGTGGGCGCAAATCATCAGCGTTCTCGTGATGGACGCCCGCGAAGCGGAAAGCCGTGAGGCCGCGCCGACGGCTGTCGTCGTCGACAGCCAATCTGTCAAGACGACGGAAGCCGGCGGCCCCCGTGGTTTCGATGCGGGCAAGAAGGTCAAGGGGCGCAAGCGCCATCTCGCCGTCGACACGATCGGTCTGCCCATCGAATGCCAGATCACGACCGCCGACGTGCAGGACCGCGACGCTCTCGCGCCGTTGCTGAAGGCCGTGCATCGCAAGAGCCCGTGGGTGAAAATGTCCTTCGTCGACGGGGGTTATCAGGGTGATGAAGCCAAGCGCGCAGCCTTCGAGGCGAGCCGCATTTCCATCACCGTCGTCAAGCGAACCGATAAAGAGGTGAAAGGATTTACGGTGCTGCCGAAACGCTGGGTCGTCGAAAGGACGCTCGGTTGGATCAATCGCGCGCGCCGTCTGTCAAAAGACTTCGAGGCGACCATCGAATCCGCCCTCGCGTGGCTGCAATTGGCCCTGGCTTTCCTTCTCATGCGAAGGCTGGCGAGGGCAAAAGCCAGTCAGAATTGA
- the tnpA gene encoding IS66-like element accessory protein TnpA, giving the protein MHSHTHSVEKLAIVETGRRRRWSDEEKLRIVSESMAGPRLVSATARRHGISPGQLFTWRRELRVQPQRPAIEPPQMVRVCVEAAPKASGSPSMVEIILPSGVRLVVASDIDPVALRRIMNVMAPR; this is encoded by the coding sequence ATGCATAGTCATACTCACAGTGTCGAAAAGCTGGCGATCGTCGAGACGGGGCGTCGCCGCCGTTGGTCCGATGAGGAGAAGCTGCGGATCGTGAGCGAAAGCATGGCGGGTCCTCGCCTGGTTTCGGCGACGGCGCGGCGCCACGGGATTTCGCCGGGCCAATTATTCACCTGGCGTCGCGAGCTGCGCGTTCAGCCGCAACGGCCCGCCATCGAGCCGCCGCAGATGGTTCGCGTCTGCGTTGAGGCCGCCCCCAAGGCGAGCGGCTCGCCATCAATGGTCGAGATCATTCTTCCAAGCGGCGTCCGGCTCGTTGTCGCGTCCGACATTGATCCCGTTGCCCTGAGGCGGATCATGAACGTCATGGCGCCGAGGTGA
- the tnpB gene encoding IS66 family insertion sequence element accessory protein TnpB (TnpB, as the term is used for proteins encoded by IS66 family insertion elements, is considered an accessory protein, since TnpC, encoded by a neighboring gene, is a DDE family transposase.): protein MIGLSSDVRVWLATGHTDMRKGFNSLALRVQETLKRNPHNGNLFCFRGRRGDLLKVIWHDGQGACLFVKRLERGRFLWPSMADGVVTISAAQLSYLLSGIDWRMPQKTWRPEAAG from the coding sequence GTGATCGGGCTGTCGAGCGACGTTCGCGTCTGGCTGGCGACGGGCCACACCGACATGCGCAAAGGCTTCAACTCTCTGGCGTTGCGGGTACAGGAAACGCTGAAACGCAATCCGCACAACGGAAATCTCTTTTGTTTCCGCGGTCGCCGCGGCGATCTTTTGAAGGTGATCTGGCATGATGGCCAAGGGGCCTGCCTTTTCGTGAAAAGGCTGGAGCGCGGCCGGTTCTTGTGGCCTTCCATGGCCGATGGCGTGGTGACGATTTCGGCAGCCCAGCTGTCCTATCTTCTGTCCGGGATCGACTGGCGCATGCCGCAGAAAACATGGCGTCCGGAGGCGGCGGGGTGA
- the tnpC gene encoding IS66 family transposase — translation MILVQREQLAQQQAENLAAQSEVKVTRLEIERLKFLLAKARREQFGQSSERGKQLIEQLELAIEDLEETQGAEQAKAEIAAPEATKENHRRALRGPRKLPDDLPVERVVEPAPCACGKCGSQRLRKLGEVVTRSLESEPRRWKIIEHVREKFTCRDCEAITEPPAPSHPIARGFAGPSLLAMILVSKFLLHQPLNRQSATYAREGIEIDTSTLADWVGACVVTLDPILAALKAHVLRGARIHADDTTVPVLAKGKTVTGRLWTYVRDDRPFGGKGPPAAFFEYSRNRAGEHPQKHLTGWTGIMQADAYTGYNALYEAARKPAPIKEAACWAHWRRKLFDHAKSGKAPIAVEAVRRMDEIFACERTITGKPPDERVALRKETVAPLVADLRVWLSEQRAKLSAKTDLAKDINYGLSRWVEFARFLDEGRVCLTNNAAERALRGIAVGRRNWTFAGSDAGGRRAAAVFTLVETCKLNDIDPQAWLADVLARLPDHPAKQIDDLLPWKWKERQLAATVAA, via the coding sequence ATGATCCTCGTGCAGCGCGAACAGCTGGCGCAGCAGCAGGCGGAAAATCTCGCCGCGCAGAGTGAGGTCAAAGTCACCCGGCTGGAGATCGAGCGCCTGAAGTTCCTGCTCGCCAAGGCCCGGCGTGAACAGTTCGGACAATCATCGGAGCGCGGCAAGCAGCTGATCGAACAGCTCGAACTGGCGATCGAGGATCTGGAGGAAACGCAAGGCGCCGAACAAGCCAAAGCCGAGATCGCCGCTCCGGAAGCGACGAAGGAAAATCACAGGCGCGCGCTGCGCGGACCGCGCAAATTGCCGGACGATCTGCCGGTCGAGCGGGTTGTCGAGCCGGCGCCTTGCGCTTGCGGCAAATGCGGCAGTCAGCGGTTGCGCAAGCTGGGCGAGGTCGTGACCCGGTCGCTGGAAAGCGAACCGCGGCGCTGGAAAATCATCGAGCATGTGCGCGAAAAATTTACCTGCCGCGATTGCGAGGCGATCACCGAACCGCCGGCGCCCTCGCATCCGATCGCGCGCGGCTTCGCCGGCCCCAGCCTGCTCGCCATGATCCTGGTGTCGAAGTTCCTGCTGCATCAGCCGCTCAATCGCCAGAGCGCAACCTACGCCCGCGAAGGCATCGAAATCGACACCTCCACGCTCGCCGATTGGGTCGGCGCCTGCGTGGTGACGCTCGATCCGATCCTGGCCGCGCTGAAAGCCCACGTGCTGCGCGGCGCGCGCATCCATGCCGATGACACTACGGTTCCCGTACTGGCCAAAGGCAAGACCGTGACCGGCCGGTTATGGACCTATGTCCGCGACGACCGGCCGTTCGGGGGCAAGGGTCCGCCGGCGGCCTTCTTCGAATACTCGCGCAATCGCGCCGGCGAACACCCGCAAAAGCATCTCACCGGCTGGACCGGGATCATGCAGGCCGACGCCTATACCGGCTACAACGCGCTTTACGAGGCGGCGCGCAAGCCCGCGCCGATCAAGGAGGCGGCCTGCTGGGCGCACTGGCGGCGCAAACTGTTCGACCACGCCAAATCGGGCAAGGCGCCGATCGCGGTCGAGGCGGTGCGCCGCATGGATGAGATCTTCGCCTGCGAGCGGACGATCACCGGCAAACCGCCCGATGAGCGCGTCGCCTTGCGAAAGGAAACCGTTGCGCCGCTCGTCGCCGACTTGCGCGTCTGGCTGTCCGAACAGCGCGCGAAACTGTCGGCCAAGACCGATCTCGCGAAGGACATCAATTACGGCCTGTCGCGATGGGTCGAGTTTGCGCGTTTCCTTGACGAAGGCCGAGTCTGCCTCACCAATAACGCCGCCGAGCGCGCCCTGAGAGGCATAGCGGTCGGGCGACGCAACTGGACGTTCGCCGGTTCCGATGCCGGGGGACGCCGGGCCGCAGCGGTTTTCACGCTGGTCGAGACGTGCAAGCTCAACGATATTGATCCGCAGGCTTGGCTCGCCGACGTCCTGGCGCGCCTGCCAGATCATCCCGCCAAGCAGATCGACGACCTGCTGCCGTGGAAATGGAAAGAGCGCCAACTCGCCGCCACTGTCGCCGCATGA